One genomic segment of Actinoplanes ianthinogenes includes these proteins:
- a CDS encoding AAA family ATPase has translation MRPIRLDMSGFTVFRDQTTVDFTDADYFALVGPTGSGKSTVLDAICFVLYGQVPRWGGARGIGNALAPSAAEARVRLVFESAGDRYVATRVVRRDGRGNVKTSGAGLQLMPPGFDVSKLDTGMDLDDLGEVLAGVPAEMDDAVLHAVGLPYEQFTSCVVLPQGQFADFLHAKPATRQQILVNLLGLQMYEQVQVKAAERGKAAEAKLTVVDQALAALEDATDEAVEEAAGHLARMRELTAAVEAAVPALRAARAAEDAARSTRDTLDTELRLLTSVRTPANLAEATTAITAARAEAERAAEAVHAAEEAEEKVRGELAAAGDAGSLRLALDRHTELERLTEQEGWFAGKVSVAEVECRDARAAADLAESEHIGAQQLLEQARQDYRDAQQRDRATALRGHLTPGDDCPVCEQPVTVVPEVPRESAVRLAEAAGTAARQAAEQATARWQERDAVARNLESDLERKRGQYEHHLTRLAEVRKAVQGLPGVAAIQQQLAEFGRLQGRLEDATSAVRTARDQLRSAQAAVRAAEEQQRTAWRRFDEVRDGLARFVPPPADRDDLAGAWQTLVGWARDEHAARSAARTEADATVTAAHEATAGAQSAIATLFTDAGVQPPTVAPADAEATLIRAAAVTAERAEAAWQRLVERLEQAREMQDQRMALQQAGRVAKSLAGHLRANNFERWLLEEALDLLVDGASRILRELTGGQYELMHDKGEFFVIDHHDAGLRRGVRTLSGGETFQASLALALALSEQLAGMSTTAASLESIVLDEGFGTLDAATLDVVAATLENLAARGDRMVGLVTHVHALAERVPVRFEVRKDARTAHVERIGL, from the coding sequence ATGAGGCCCATTCGGCTGGACATGTCCGGGTTCACGGTGTTCCGTGACCAGACCACGGTGGACTTCACCGACGCCGACTACTTCGCCCTGGTCGGCCCGACCGGCTCGGGCAAGTCGACGGTGCTCGACGCGATCTGCTTCGTGCTCTACGGCCAGGTCCCGCGCTGGGGCGGCGCCCGGGGCATCGGCAACGCGCTCGCCCCGTCCGCCGCCGAGGCCCGGGTCCGCCTGGTCTTCGAGTCGGCCGGTGACCGCTACGTGGCGACCCGGGTGGTCCGGCGTGACGGGCGGGGCAACGTCAAGACCTCCGGCGCCGGCCTCCAGCTGATGCCGCCCGGCTTCGATGTGAGCAAGCTCGACACCGGGATGGACCTGGACGACCTCGGCGAGGTGCTGGCCGGCGTCCCGGCCGAGATGGACGACGCGGTGCTGCACGCCGTCGGCCTGCCCTATGAACAGTTCACCAGCTGCGTGGTGCTGCCGCAGGGCCAGTTCGCCGACTTCCTGCACGCCAAACCGGCCACCCGCCAGCAGATCCTGGTCAACCTGCTGGGCCTGCAGATGTACGAGCAGGTGCAGGTCAAGGCGGCCGAGCGGGGCAAGGCCGCGGAGGCCAAGCTGACCGTGGTCGACCAGGCGCTGGCCGCCCTGGAGGACGCCACCGACGAGGCGGTCGAGGAGGCCGCGGGCCACCTCGCCCGGATGCGGGAGCTGACCGCCGCGGTCGAGGCCGCGGTGCCGGCGCTGCGGGCGGCCCGGGCGGCCGAGGACGCGGCGCGGAGCACCCGGGACACCCTGGACACGGAGCTGCGGCTGCTGACCTCGGTGCGCACCCCGGCGAACCTGGCCGAGGCGACCACCGCGATCACCGCGGCCCGTGCCGAGGCCGAGCGGGCGGCCGAGGCGGTGCACGCGGCCGAGGAGGCCGAGGAGAAGGTGCGCGGCGAGCTGGCCGCGGCCGGCGACGCCGGTTCGCTGCGGCTGGCCCTGGACCGGCACACCGAGCTGGAGCGGCTCACGGAGCAGGAGGGCTGGTTCGCCGGCAAGGTGTCGGTCGCCGAGGTGGAGTGCCGGGACGCGCGCGCCGCGGCCGACCTGGCCGAGTCCGAGCACATCGGCGCCCAGCAACTGCTCGAACAGGCCCGGCAGGACTACCGCGACGCCCAGCAGCGGGACCGCGCCACCGCGCTGCGCGGGCACCTGACCCCCGGTGACGACTGCCCGGTCTGCGAGCAGCCGGTCACCGTGGTGCCGGAGGTTCCGCGGGAGTCGGCGGTGCGGCTGGCCGAGGCGGCCGGGACCGCCGCCCGGCAGGCCGCCGAGCAGGCCACCGCCCGCTGGCAGGAGCGCGACGCGGTGGCCCGCAACCTGGAGTCCGACCTGGAGCGCAAGCGCGGGCAGTACGAGCACCACCTGACCCGGCTCGCCGAGGTGCGCAAGGCGGTGCAGGGCCTGCCCGGGGTGGCCGCGATCCAGCAGCAGCTCGCCGAGTTCGGGCGGTTGCAGGGCAGGCTGGAGGACGCCACCTCGGCCGTCCGGACGGCCCGTGACCAGCTGCGCTCCGCTCAGGCCGCGGTCCGGGCCGCCGAGGAGCAGCAGCGCACCGCGTGGCGCCGGTTCGACGAGGTCCGTGACGGCCTGGCCCGGTTCGTGCCGCCGCCGGCCGATCGGGACGACCTGGCCGGCGCCTGGCAGACCCTGGTCGGCTGGGCCCGGGACGAGCACGCCGCCCGCTCCGCGGCCCGGACCGAGGCGGACGCCACGGTCACCGCCGCGCACGAGGCCACGGCCGGCGCCCAGTCGGCGATCGCGACGCTGTTCACCGACGCCGGGGTGCAGCCGCCCACGGTCGCGCCGGCCGACGCCGAGGCCACCCTGATCCGGGCCGCCGCGGTCACCGCCGAGCGGGCCGAGGCGGCCTGGCAGCGCCTGGTCGAGCGGCTCGAGCAGGCGCGCGAGATGCAGGACCAGCGGATGGCCCTGCAACAGGCCGGCCGGGTGGCGAAATCGCTGGCCGGGCACCTGCGGGCGAACAACTTCGAGCGCTGGCTGCTGGAGGAGGCACTGGACCTGCTGGTCGACGGTGCCTCCCGGATCCTGCGCGAGCTCACCGGCGGGCAGTACGAACTGATGCACGACAAGGGCGAGTTCTTCGTGATCGACCATCACGACGCGGGACTGCGGCGGGGCGTGCGCACGCTCTCCGGCGGCGAGACGTTCCAGGCGTCGCTGGCGCTGGCCCTCGCCCTCTCCGAGCAGCTCGCCGGGATGAGCACCACGGCGGCCAGCCTGGAGTCGATCGTGCTGGACGAGGGCTTCGGCACGCTGGACGCGGCGACCCTCGACGTGGTCGCCGCGACGCTGGAAAATCTGGCCGCCCGCGGCGACCGGATGGTCGGACTGGTCACCCACGTGCACGCGCTCGCCGAGCGGGTGCCGGTCCGGTTCGAGGTACGCAAGGACGCCCGCACCGCACACGTCGAGAGGATCGGCCTGTGA